A genomic stretch from Strix aluco isolate bStrAlu1 chromosome 12, bStrAlu1.hap1, whole genome shotgun sequence includes:
- the ANKRD34C gene encoding ankyrin repeat domain-containing protein 34C has protein sequence MDEATELELGGNSLLKAVWLGRLRLTRLLLEGGAYINESNEKGETALMVACITKHVDQQSINKAKMVKYLLDNRADPNIQDKSGKTALMHACIRGAGGDVVSLLLDNGADPSLEDHSGASALVHAINADDKDVLQHLLNACKAKGKEVIIITMDKSASGTKTTKQYLNVPPSLEFKERAPPEAGTAPSSTHLKTPILAPSPAEKESGGFCPHTSHPGDSPSADEPPSPGHRAGAARRARLPKLKRLRSEPWGLVAPSVLAATAHRDDTWLCASDELITGVGDLSLSKTAPLACSGSGRSKDPSLFPPVDEQALRTPPAPVPLARKAAYEKSQAAHPRLPRRSTVPEEPEGVGAGLAAAMDALHWRRPGTEHYDCDPQLPGVPGLAEAGKVPSERRKLSGSHLALLGGSRESLDGIACASPGTARRRAPGLLERRGSGTLLLDHISHTRPGYLPPLNVNPNPPIPDIGSNSKTSSPLAAGLKSRVPIAPSSPRRGDLRAKRKLLRRHSMQAEQMRQLSDFEEIVAQ, from the coding sequence ATGGATGAGGCGACCGAGCTGGAGCTGGGGGGAAACTCCCTCCTGAAGGCAGTGTGGCTGGGCCGGCTCCGGCTGACCCGGCTGCTGCTGGAAGGGGGGGCTTACATCAACGAGAGCAACGAGAAAGGGGAGACTGCGCTGATGGTGGCCTGCATCACCAAGCACGTCGACCAGCAGAGCATTAACAAGGCCAAGATGGTGAAGTACCTGCTGGACAACAGAGCTGACCCCAACATCCAGGACAAGTCCGGGAAAACAGCCCTCATGCACGCCTGCATccgcggcgcggggggggacGTGGTGTCCCTGCTCCTGGACAACGGGGCGGACCCCAGCCTGGAGGACCACTCGGGAGCCTCAGCTCTGGTCCACGCCATCAACGCCGACGACAAGGATGTGCTGCAGCACCTCCTGAACGCCTGCAAAGCCAAGGGGAAGGAGGTGATCATTATCACCATGGACAAATCAGCCTCAGGCACCAAGACCACCAAGCAGTACCTGAACGTTCCCCCGTCGCTGGAGTTCAAGGAGAGGGCCCCCCCCGAGGCGGGCACAGCACCCTCCAGCACCCACCTGAAAACTCCCATCTTGGCACCTTCTCCCGCTGAGAAGGAGAGCGGCGGCTTCTGCCCGCACACATCGCACCCCGGGGACAGCCCCTCGGCTGACGAGCCGCCCTCCCCGGGCCACAGGGCCGGCGCGGCCAGGAGAGCTCGCCTGCCCAAGCTGAAGCGCCTGCGCTCGGAGCCGTGGGGTCTGGTCGCGCCCTCGGTGCTGGCAGCCACCGCGCACCGCGACGACACGTGGCTCTGCGCAAGCGACGAGCTGATCACCGGTGTCGGCGACCTCTCGCTCTCCAAAACGGCCCCCCTGGCCTGCAGCGGCAGTGGCCGGAGCAAGGACCCTTCGCTCTTCCCCCCCGTAGACGAGCAGGCGCTGCGGACGCCGCCAGCCCCGGTGCCGCTGGCGAGGAAAGCGGCCTACGAGAAGAGCCAGGCCGCCCACCCGCGCCTGCCGCGGCGGAGCACGGTCCCCGAAGAGCCGGAGGGCGTCGGTGCCGGCTTGGCTGCAGCGATGGATGCGCTGCACTGGCGGAGACCAGGCACCGAGCACTACGACTGTGACCCCCAGCTCCCTGGGGTCCCCGGCCTGGCTGAGGCGGGGAAGGTGCCGTCAGAGAGGAGGAAGCTCAGCGGGTCCCACCTGGCCTTGCTGGGCGGCTCACGGGAGTCCCTGGACGGCATCGCTTGCGCATCGCCCGGGACTGCGCGGCGCCGAGCGCCCGGGTTGCTGGAGAGGCGAGGCTCCGGGACGCTGCTGCTGGACCACATCTCCCACACGAGGCCAGGATATCTGCCCCCCCTGAATGTgaaccccaacccccccatcccTGATATCGGCTCCAACAGCAAAACTTCCTCTCCGCTTGCTGCTGGCTTGAAGTCCCGGGTACCCATCGCTCCCAGCTCACCCCGACGGGGCGACTTGAGAGCCAAGAGGAAGCTTCTCCGGAGGCACTCCATGCAGGCGGAGCAGATGCGGCAGCTCTCCGATTTCGAGGAAATAGTGGCCCAGTAG